The nucleotide sequence GTGGGAGGACTCCACCTAGGGGCTGATGCACCGCAAAACAAATGTAATGTCAGTGTCGTTTATCTCCAACAGGGTCAAGAAGGCGAACAGGTTGACGTTTTACCTCTAGAGATGGGTATCTTTAGTAGAATCTTTAGATTTTTTAAATCTTTTCCGGGCCCGCATTGCCGCCAATCCACATTAGATAACTTTAATTTTAAGAAATTAGAACCCGCAGAAGCACAGCAACATTTACGTGTAGGTCTTATTTTTGAGAAATGCCGATTATTTTTAGCGTATGCTATCCATTTACTCACCTTTACTCTATTTAATGGGCAGTTTTTTTCTGAATTTTATTCAGAACAAAAAGCGATGGCATCTTCTAAAGTAACGTCTGGTATCTCTCCAGTTGAATTTGTATCTCCCACTTAAATCATAGAATGAAAGTACGGTAGAATACCGTACTTTCATAATTCCTTAGGTAAATGAGGAACCTAATAAGTAATTAGTATTCGATAAAGACCTATACAGTTCTTTTTTAAACTCATTGCTAAGAGCCAGATTCACAATCGTTTCTATATCTTCAGGGTTCTCTGCAATTAGAAGATCCATAAGTTTTTTTGTGACAGGTGTTAATTGATTGTATCTTTTCCGCTCTGTAAGATGTCTATCAGCAACTTCCAAACTATCCACCGATTTATCTTTCGTACAATAATAATCTATTCTGTCGATTTTTCTGCTCATCACTTCATAAATAACGCTAGCGAAGGAATACCTTGTTAAAAGCTTTAAACAGAGCCTTTGTTCTTTATTTGTCTTCGCTAACTTGATTTTTTCAGCTAATCCCGCATGCAGGTAATTGCCGGAATAGCTTATTTGCCCCGATTCGCATAACTCATCATTCTGTGGAGGCAAAGGTCTTAATCCCCTGAAATCTACAAGCAGAAGGCGAAGGTCATTTAATACAAAACTATCACAATTAACAGTTACATTGGCAATTTCTGCTGCTTCCAAAGCATAAAGAACTCCAAAAAAGTCGAGAATAACCTTATAGGCTTCCTGATTACTAACATTAAATGGGGCATCAGGATCGAAGTGTTTAATTAAGGGGTCTCCAGCTTTGTTAAAAATAAATGCAGCTTTATTTTCAATTGTTAGAACTGCTCTAGGCTGTTGAAAGGGAATATGATCGCCACAAAGACGTTTTATTTCTTCTTTTATTGGATCTGAAATTTTTTCCATCAACTTCGAAGCAATACCACTATTCGTTAAAATAACTTCACTTTTATTTTCATGACCTAAACAAACAACAGATTTACTGCCGTTATGTAATTCAATGCAGGAATGAAATACTAACTGGGGTGTTGTTGTTTTTTTATTAGAAACTTTTAAGATTTCCAAAGCAAGCGTACCATCTTCTTTTTTATTCAAACGTGCGTATAACTTTGATACTTTGATTAAACCTGTTTTTTTTACTAAAATATATTCGTCAGAATATTCTTCAGGACGGGCTGTAATCAATGTCAGTGCATCTTTAGCTAGTTTAGTATATTTTTTAATTTTATTCTTATCTTGAATGGATGAAGTGAACCCATTCAAAATATTAATTTGTGTTTCATTACTAATATTAAAACCAATAGCAGCCATAGCAAACCTCCTTTAATTATTAAAAAACCAAATTCAGTATACATCTAAATATAAATTAAAACAAATAAAATTAATTTAATTTAACAAATAAGCGTATCAACACTTAAAAAAAAATGGAAAGTAAACTTTTGTAAATTATCACGATAATAGCTAGACTACTTCCAAACTTTTACTAGGAAGATTAACATGACTTCATCTGACCTTTATTTCAAAGAAATCCCTTCACCCGTCGGGACGCTCAAACTCGTGGCAAATGACCAATCCCTTATCGCCATCCTTTGGGAAAACGATGATCCCATGCGCGTTGAGTTGGATGAGATGACGCAAAATGAAAAACATCCGATGCTGCTTAAAACAGAAGTGCAATTGAATGAATACTTTGCCGGCACACGGACAGCCTTCGACCTACCCTTCGAATGCATGGGAACAGAATTCCAAATCCAAGTATGGTCCACATTATACCAAGTACCCTTTGGCACCCTCCAGTCCTATGAAGATATCGCCATCCAAATTGGACGCCCTAAAGCAGTACGAGCAGTGGGAACAGCCGTAGGTAAAAACCCCTTATCTATTATTGTTCCCTGCCATAGAATTGTCAGAAAGGATGGTCTTTTAACAGGTTTTGCAGGAAGCATTGAAGTCAAAGAAGCCTTGCTTGCCCACGAGAAAATAAGCTTTAAAAAATAAAGTTTTTACAATATATAGACTCCCAGCGCTATAACACTAATGATGGGAGCTCTATGCATAAGGTACTAACTTTACTTCTATTTTTTGCCTGCACTTTTTCTACAGTGTATGCTCAAGGCAACTATGATGAAGACTGCTGCATAGAAAACCCTGCTTGCGATCCCTGCAATTCCTTTTGGACTGACGGCTGGTCCATTGAAGGCCGTGGTGCCGCCTTTATTCCACTTTCGAATAGATTTAAGAACGTTTACGGTGATGTTTTACCCGAAATCCAAATTGAAATTAATAAGAACATCTATTGTGACTGGTCCATATGGGCCAACGTGGGATATTTATGGAAAAATGGCCACTCTATTGGGTTAGACAACAAAACCCGTTTTGAAATGGCTCCCATTAGCTTGGGAATTAAGTACTATTACACCATCAATGATTGTTGGAAAGCTTACCTAGGTGTGGGAGCTGTATATTCATTATTGCATATCCATGACGACTCCTCCTTTGTTCAAAGAAATGTCACCAAAAATGAATTCGGCGGTGTGGTGAAACTAGGTGCAAATTATGACATCAACTGCAACCTGTATTTAGATATTTTCGGCGACTTTAGATTCCAGGAATTTTGTTTCCACAGTTCATCAGAAGCTAGTGTAACACGTAATAATGCCAATCTGAATGGCTTCATTCTAGGCGTAGGCCTGGGATGGAAATTTGGCCTGTAATTCACCCTAATTCTATTTTGCGAAGCGAAACGTTCCTAGTATTGGAGTGCTGCAACTTGTCGAGGACACGTTTTAATCAGCCAACCCAGTTGACGGACTATAGCTGCGTGGGTCCACAGGTACCGCTTGAGGAATAATAAAGTTTGCTATTTCTTTACTTGAAGAAGACATCTTTGGTATTTTAGATACAATATTCTCAACAGTAGTCACCACATTATCTCTTCCTACACCATGAATTAAAGGCTGCGCCCATTCTGCTACGCTTCCTTCTTCCATTGGGAAGTAGAGCTTTTCTGAAGTAATTTCTTTAGAGGCAGAGTTGAATTTCAATATTCCCATCTCCATAAGCATTAAAGCTAAATATTTAGGATTAGGTTTGCCATTGCCATCCTCTAAAAACAGGTTGGCATCACTCAAAGAAAAATCTTTTTCTAGTTCATTCGCATCAATTTTACTTTGAATAAATTCCTTCCACCAATCACTGTAATGTTGTGGGGTGTAATAAGTGTGCATCGCATCTGTTACTTCAGCTAGGATCTTATCACTTGTATACCGTAAATTTGCCGAATTGAAGATCGCTTCCAGTCCAATAAATAAGATTCTGTTTAAGAGATCAAAATACGATCTAAAGTTGTACAATATTTCTTTAGTAACAATAAACACTATCTTCAATGCCTTAAATGCGATCAAGGCACAAAATTGGATCTTTGATAAAATACTGTTATTTAAAAGATCGCCCCCCGTAAGGTCTGAAATAACTATTGTCTTTTCAAAAACCTCTTTTATTACTGTCATACTAGGTTTTAATTCTTCGACAAGTTTAGTTATTCCCTCTAAAAGATCTTTTGAGAAAGAAATATACTGCTTTGAACCTTCAATATGGATAGCAGATTTTGCTGACCAAAACGCATATCGATATTGAGGAAGAAAAATACGAGCGGCCAAAACTTTTATTGGATTGATCTGAACCGTTTGGTCCGTTGTCAAAGAGGTAGAGCTTGTCCCTGTATCGGGTCCGATGAGAGACATTGCTGTGTTATAGTCATGCAAATCGATATTACCATCCTTTTTTACGGATGGTAATAAGTTAGACGCAACAGTATTCAATATATTGCTAGGGGAGAGCTTTCTAACTTCACTATAAATTGCCTGGTTCACACCTTTTCTTTGTTGGAAGAGCATGTGTATAATTCTTGTTTGCAAACTTGTTACAGGAGTTTCTTTTTCAATAAACAAGTTTGAAAAGCAGTTTTCAATGGCCGCTTCAATCCCTGTGACACAGTAGTCGCCACCTTCACAAAACAGTGGAATAATGATTTCATCTTTACGTTGTTTATACCGGTCTTTTTCCT is from Parachlamydiales bacterium and encodes:
- a CDS encoding methylated-DNA--[protein]-cysteine S-methyltransferase gives rise to the protein MTSSDLYFKEIPSPVGTLKLVANDQSLIAILWENDDPMRVELDEMTQNEKHPMLLKTEVQLNEYFAGTRTAFDLPFECMGTEFQIQVWSTLYQVPFGTLQSYEDIAIQIGRPKAVRAVGTAVGKNPLSIIVPCHRIVRKDGLLTGFAGSIEVKEALLAHEKISFKK
- a CDS encoding OmpW family outer membrane protein produces the protein MHKVLTLLLFFACTFSTVYAQGNYDEDCCIENPACDPCNSFWTDGWSIEGRGAAFIPLSNRFKNVYGDVLPEIQIEINKNIYCDWSIWANVGYLWKNGHSIGLDNKTRFEMAPISLGIKYYYTINDCWKAYLGVGAVYSLLHIHDDSSFVQRNVTKNEFGGVVKLGANYDINCNLYLDIFGDFRFQEFCFHSSSEASVTRNNANLNGFILGVGLGWKFGL